The following proteins are co-located in the Streptosporangium brasiliense genome:
- a CDS encoding ABC transporter ATP-binding protein: protein MTAAEEHRMPEPAGTGTPQTAPGPRPAPDRRTDARQPDPERADPGQADPGRGPEGGRELLPTASPARTRAAVRGLLRPHRGLALGGFAVMVAATAVGLLTQPLLGHIVDLVADRRPAGALTWPAALLVLVALTQGAATALGLSLISRLGETALAELRERFVDRALRLPLEQVERAGSGDLTARVTGDVSQVSEAIRTALPELARSLLAIVLTLGALAVLDWRFLLAALLAVPVQAHTARWYVRNAVPLYARQRIATGARQQQLLDAIGGAATVRAFRLEAEHTERVARRSWSAVELTMRGVRLVLRFYSRLHLAEYTGLAAVLVVGFLMVRGGSASIGTATAAALYFHSLFGPVNSALVLLDDAQSAGASLARLVGVADRPEREEPETPGGHPREEREEPGTPSGRSREERGAPPGWAVAVRGLGHAYGTGRPVLHDVDLTLRPGERVALVGASGAGKTTLAKLIAGIHRPTAGSVRLAAGRPGGGPAVALVTQEVHVFAGPLADDLRLARPGATDDDLRAALVRVDALAWAEALPEGLRTVVGEGGHRLTAAQVQQLALARLVLADLPIAVLDEATAEAGSAGARTLERATERAVEGRTALVVAHRLTQAATADRVVVMDGGRIVESGGHDELRAAGGRYAALWEAWSDIRVTAGHRPAAHDGSTPDRDEPTDMKDR from the coding sequence GTCCCCGGCCCGGACCCGCGCCGCCGTCCGCGGGCTCCTGCGCCCGCACCGTGGGCTGGCGCTCGGCGGGTTCGCCGTGATGGTCGCGGCGACCGCCGTCGGGCTGCTCACCCAGCCGCTGCTGGGGCACATCGTGGATCTGGTCGCCGACCGGCGGCCGGCCGGGGCGCTCACGTGGCCGGCGGCGCTCCTGGTGCTCGTCGCGCTCACGCAGGGAGCCGCCACCGCGCTCGGGCTGTCGCTCATCTCGCGGCTGGGAGAGACCGCGCTCGCGGAACTCCGCGAGCGGTTCGTCGACCGGGCGCTGCGGCTGCCCCTGGAGCAGGTGGAGCGGGCCGGCTCGGGCGACCTCACCGCCCGGGTCACCGGTGACGTCTCGCAGGTGTCGGAGGCGATCCGGACCGCCCTGCCCGAGCTGGCCCGTTCGCTGCTGGCCATCGTGCTGACCCTGGGGGCGCTGGCCGTGCTCGACTGGCGGTTCCTGCTCGCGGCCCTGCTCGCGGTGCCGGTCCAGGCGCACACCGCGCGCTGGTACGTGCGCAACGCCGTGCCGCTCTACGCCCGGCAGCGCATCGCCACCGGAGCCCGGCAGCAGCAGTTGCTGGACGCCATCGGCGGCGCCGCCACCGTACGGGCGTTCCGGCTGGAGGCCGAGCACACCGAGCGGGTCGCCCGGCGGTCCTGGTCGGCGGTGGAGCTGACGATGCGCGGAGTACGGCTGGTGCTGCGGTTCTACAGCCGCCTGCACCTGGCCGAGTACACCGGGCTGGCGGCGGTCCTGGTGGTCGGGTTCCTCATGGTGCGCGGCGGTTCCGCCTCCATCGGCACCGCGACGGCGGCGGCACTCTACTTCCACAGCCTGTTCGGGCCGGTCAACTCCGCTCTCGTGCTGCTCGACGACGCCCAGTCCGCCGGCGCGAGCCTGGCCAGGCTGGTCGGGGTCGCCGACCGGCCGGAGCGGGAGGAGCCGGAGACACCCGGCGGGCACCCCCGGGAGGAGCGGGAGGAGCCGGGGACGCCGAGCGGGCGGTCCCGGGAGGAGCGCGGCGCCCCGCCGGGCTGGGCGGTGGCGGTGCGCGGCCTGGGGCACGCGTACGGAACCGGGCGGCCCGTGCTGCACGATGTGGACCTCACCCTCCGGCCCGGCGAGCGCGTCGCCCTGGTCGGCGCCAGCGGCGCCGGCAAGACCACGCTCGCCAAGCTCATCGCCGGCATCCACCGCCCGACCGCCGGCTCCGTACGGCTGGCCGCCGGGCGGCCCGGCGGCGGCCCCGCGGTGGCCCTGGTCACCCAGGAGGTGCACGTCTTCGCCGGGCCGCTCGCCGACGACCTGCGGCTGGCCCGGCCCGGCGCCACCGACGACGACCTGCGCGCGGCACTCGTCCGCGTGGACGCGCTGGCCTGGGCCGAGGCGCTGCCCGAGGGCCTGCGGACGGTCGTGGGGGAAGGCGGCCACCGCCTCACCGCCGCGCAGGTCCAGCAGCTCGCCCTCGCCCGGCTGGTCCTGGCGGACCTGCCGATCGCCGTGCTCGACGAGGCGACGGCCGAGGCCGGCAGCGCCGGGGCCCGGACCCTGGAGAGGGCCACGGAGCGGGCCGTCGAGGGCCGCACCGCCCTGGTCGTCGCCCACCGCCTCACCCAGGCCGCGACCGCCGACCGCGTCGTCGTCATGGACGGCGGCCGGATCGTGGAGAGCGGCGGGCACGACGAGCTGCGCGCCGCCGGCGGGCGGTACGCCGCGCTCTGGGAGGCATGGTCGGACATCCGTGTCACCGCCGGCCACCGCCCCGCCGCGCACGACGGATCCACCCCTGACAGAGATGAACCGACGGACATGAAGGACCGCTGA